The following DNA comes from Streptomyces sp. Ag109_O5-10.
AGGTGTGGGACGTCAGGATGCTGTGCGGACGACTCCCGGGAACGGTCGCAGGACGCGGCGCTGACCTGCGGGAACGCCTCAAGTGGGGGGCGATCCGGACCACTTGTCGCACGCACTTCGTTATCCGCTTGTGACGGCCGTTGGAGGCCGCCGGTGTCACCGGTGCCGTTCCCGCCGGGCGGGCACGTGCTCCCTGCGCGGGATCCGTGGGCCCGTGAGACGGTGTACGAGATCGACGAGGCGGAGGCCAGGGCGTTCACGGCCCGGCGCGCTGACCCGGATTGTCTGGATTCACCTCAACGGGTGAGGTGTGTTCGGCACTCGTGCGAGCCGCCGGACGTTTCATCGGTGACCGGCCGTGAAACCGGCACGGTCAGTCGTCGGAAGTGGCAGCCCCAGCCGTCGAAAGCGAGTGATCATGATCACGAACGAGTCCCTCGAACCCCGCGAGCCGGTTTCCGCCGCCGAGGGCCCCGTCGTGCGCACCGCCGCCGGTGCCGTGCGCGGGGTGCGGGAGGACGGCCTGGCGGTCTTCCGGGGGATACCGTTCGCCGAACCCCCGGTGGGAGCCGCCAGGTTCGCGGCGCCGCGCCCGGCACGGCCGTGGGAGGGCACGCGTGAGGCGTACGCCTTCGGCCCGCCGCCCCCGCAGGACCTGGGCATCCAGGGCCGCACGGGCGTCCTGGAGGCCCCCGAGGGCGACGACTGGCTGACGGTGAACGTGTGGACGCCCGCCCCGGACCCGGCCGCCAGGCGCCCGGTGATGGTGTGGATCTACGGCGGTGCCTACAAGCTGGGCCACTCCGGCAGCCCCGGGTACGACGCCCGGCACATCGCCCGGGACGGCGACGTGGTCGTGGTCTCCCTCAACTACCGCGTCGGCATGGAGGGTTTCGCCCAGATCGAGGGGGCGCCCGCCAACCGGGGCCTGCTGGACCAGGTGGCGGCGCTGGAGTGGGTGCGGGAGAACATCACGGCGTTCGGCGGCGACCCGGACCAGGTCACGGTCTTCGGTGAGTCCGCGGGCGCCGGGTCGGTGGCGTCCCTGCTGGCGATGGACAGGGCGCGCGGGCTGTTCCGGCGGGCGATCGCCCAGAGCGTCCCGGGCACGTTCTTCTCCCTCGACCTGGCCGAGGACATCGGCAGGACCCTCGCCGCCGAGGCCGGCCTGCGCCCCACGGCGGCCGACCTGGCGACGACCGATCCGCGCCGGCTGACCGAGGCCGGGCAGGCGCTCGGCGCCAAGATGCCTCAGTACGTGGACCGCTGGGGCCGGATCGCGCCGACGGTCACCCCGTTCTCGCCGGTGGTCGACGGCGAGGTGCTCCCCTCCACCCCCTGGCAGGCCCTGGCCGCCGGCTCCGCGCGCGACGTGGACCTCCTCGTCGGTCACAACCGGGACGAGTTCCGCCTGTTCCTCGTCATGAGCGGGATGTACGGCAAGATCACGGAGGAGCAGGCGACCGGTGCCCTGCGCCTGTTCGCACCGGGCGGCGCGGCGGGCGACCACGCCTACCGCGCGGCCCACCCCGACGCCTCGCCGAGCGAGCTGTACGAACGGGTCCAGACCGACTGGCTGTTCGCCATACCGTCGCTGCGCCTCGCGGAGGCACAGACCGCGGGCGGCGGCCGGGCCCACCTCTACGAGCTGACCTGGGGTGCCCCGGGCAACGGCGGCCTCCTCGGCGCCTGTCACGGCCTGGACATCCCGCTCCTGTTCGGCACCTTCGAGGCGGACCTCGCCAACCTCCTCTGGGCCGGCGCCGGCATCACCCCCGAGGCCGAGGCCCTCTCCGCCCGCTTCCGCACCGCGTGGACGTCCTTCGCCAGGACCGGGGACCCGGGCTGGCCGGCCTACGACCCCGAGGCCCGCACCACACAGGTCCTGGACGCGGCACCGACGGTGACGGCCTACCCGGAGGAGACGAGCAGGCGGCTGTGGGAGGGGTACGAGTTCGGCCCGTCACCGCTGCTCGGCTGACCACGACGGGGCCACGCCCGGTCAGCCCCGGCCTGGCTGGTCAGCCCCGGCCTGGCTGGTGAGCCGCGGCCTGGCTGGTGAGCCGCGGAGTCCGGCCGGTCACGGCAGGATGGCGTCGACGTAGCCGCCGTCCACCCGCAGGGCGCCGCCGGTGGTGGCCGAGGCCTGGTCGGAGCTGAGGTAGACGACCATGTTGGCGATCTCCTCCGGCTCGATCAGGCGCTGCAGCAGCGACTGCGGCCGGTGCTCGCGCATGAAGACGCGCTGGGCCTCGTCCCAGGGCAGGTCGCGGTCGACGAGCTGGTAGACGAAGTCCTCGACGCCTCCGGTGTGGGTGGGTCCGGCGATCACGGAGTTCACCGTGACACCGGTGCCGGCCGCCTGCTTGGCGAAGCCGCGGCCCACCGCGAGCAGCGCGGTCTTCGACATGCCGTAGTGGATCATCTCCGCGGGGATGGCGACCGCCGAGTCGCTGGCGATGTACTGGACGCGTCCCCAGCCGCGTTCGGTCATGCCGGGCAGGAAGAGGCGGGTCAGCCGCACCCCGGCCAGGACGTTCACCTCGAAGTAGCGCCGCCACTCGTCGTCGGTGATCCGCAGCGGGTCCTCGGCGCCGAAGATCCCCAGGTTGTTGACGAGGATGTCCACCCGGGGCAGCGCCTCCGCCGCCCGCCGGGCCCCCTCCTCGCCGGTCACGTCCGCGGCGACCGGCACGAAGGCGGCCCCGGGCGCCTGCACCGCCAGCCGGGCCACGCTCTCCTCGACGCGCTTGGCGTCCCGGCCGTTGACCCCCACCCGGGCCCCGGCCCGGGCCAGGCCGACGGCGATCGCCGCGCCGATGCCCTGCGTGGAGCCGGTGACCAGCGCCGTGCGCCCTGTCAGATCGATCCTCATCCTGCCGAACCCCTTCCGTGTGCGTGTCCCCGCACAGGTACCCGGACGGGGGCCCCGGCATGAAGGGGCCGGGCGTTCAGTGCCTGGATGGCGGCACCGCTGGAGGAGACGCCACGGCTGCTCGGGCGCGAACCGTGGCGGCGGCGCGTCACTCCGGCGGCGCCGCGGCGATCCGCTTCTCGAACCAGTGGTGGGCGTACGGCTCGTCGTTGAAGGCGGGGACCTCCTGGAAGCCGTAGGAGTGGTACAGGTTGATCGCGGAGTCGAGCGTTTTGTTGGTGTCCAGGCGCAGGGTGTCGTAGCCGTGCCGGGCGGCCTGTGTCTCCAGCTCGGTCAGGAACCGGCGGGCGAGGCCGAGCCGGCGCGCCTGGGGCGCGACCCACATGCGCTTGATCTCCGCCGGAGCCCCGGACGGCAGTTTCACCCCGGCACAGCCGACGGGTTCGCCGTGCAGCCGGGCGACCAGGAACAGGCCGCGCGGCGGCCGGAGCTCGCCCGCGTCGGGCAGCAGGCTGCGCGCGGGGTCGAAGCCGGTGTCGAAGCGCTCCTGCAACTCGGCGAAGTAGGCCAGCAGGCAGTGCCGCGCGTCGGGATGGTCGGGGTCGATCACGTCCAGGGTGACCGTCCCGGCGGTCAGCAGCCGGTCGACCTCGGCCATGGCCGCGACCAGCCGGGCGCGCTGTCCGGCGTTGAGCGGCTGGAGCATCGAACCGGCCAGTTCGTCGCTGCGGCCGTCGAGGAGGGCGCGCTCCGCGCGCCCCTTCTCGGTCAGCCGCACGGTACGCACGCGCCTGTCCTGGGGCTGCGGTTCCACCGCCACCAGGCCGTCCGCCTCCAGGGACCGCAGCAGCCGGCTGACGTACCCGGAGTCGAGCCCGAGCCGCTCCCGCAGCCGCCGCACGTCCTGGCCCTGCCCGCCGATCTCCCAGAGCAGCCGGGCCTCGCCGATCGGCCGGTCGCGGCCCAGGTACCGGTCGTGGAGCACGCCCACGCGTTCGGTGACGGTCCGGTTGAATCGCCGTACTTGGTCGATCTGCGCCTGCGCCTCATCCATTCTCTGACTTTAGTCAGAGAATCGGGGACGGTGCCAGTGGCTGCTGGGGGTCTGGCCTGCTCAGAGGTTGCCGAGTGGTTCGATGTCCAGGTGGGAGGGGGTGCCCCAGACGCGCAGCACCTCGTAGTCGGTGAACTCGTGGACCAGCCGGTAGGCCATGGCCGGCCGGGATCCGCGCCGCTGGGCGGCGAGATACAGCTCGGCCTCGCGCCGGTCGCGCCGGGGGGTGCCGCACAGCTCCCACTCCCGGCCGTTCCACGCCTCCGGCAGCCAGCGCTGCTGCGGCTGCGGACGGTCCGCCCGCACGCCGTACCGGGACATGGCGGGCCCGGCGGCCTCCTCCGGCACGGGCCGGGGCCCACCCGCGAACTCCGACCGCCGTGCGGCCCGCCGCCGCGTCTCGCACAGCAGGCACAGATCGGGGGCGCTCTCGTCCACGGGCCCCTGCGGATGCTCGGCACACCGGGTCGTGGGAGCGGCCCTGCTGACGCTCTCCTCCAGCAGGTCCAGAGCGCGCCGCAGGTCGTCCTTCACCTCGTGCAACTTGGCATCGGTCGTCTCGCCGGTCAGGGCCTCCCCATGCTCACCGAGCAGACGAAGGGCCCGGCCCAGGGCGGTGAGCTGGGAGTGGTTCATGGGGACCAGCGTGGCATACGGCGCCGACAACGTGATGTCGGCTCTGATGAGGCCGCCGACGGGGACGAGCGGGGCGGCGGGCTTCGCCGTACTCGGTGATCAGGCGCATTCAGGGGGCGCGACGGAGGCGACCTCCTGGCGATCGTCGTCCAGGGCGATGGTGGGCGAAGCGTCCAGGGCTGGGGGCCGCAGCAGGGGGAGGGTCACGCGTTCGCCAGTCGGATCTCGCCGGAGGCACGCTCGGCCGCGGCCTCAGGGGACTCGACGTGACCCATGGGCAGCTTCTTCTCGCGCGCCGGGCCTTCGCGCTGGCGATCCTTTCGAGCCGTATCGCGTCCGGCGGCGTCAACACGGACGCCTTCCGGCACGCCCTGAAGCGCCTGGACCGGGCGGCCTACTTCGACGACGGCTACTACGGCCGCCGGCTCAACGGCGGCGAGCTGACGCTCGACGACAACGCCGTCCTCTCCCCGGACGACGTCACCGCCCGCGCCCAGACCCTGGCGCGGCGCCCCCGGGGCCACGACCACGGCTCTTGACGCCGTCGACGAAGGCCGACCAGGTGTCCGGGAGGAACGTGAGGGTGGGGCCGTGGGGGGCGGTTTTGGAGTCGCGGACGGGGATGAGAGTGGGGTGGGCGGCGGCTACTTCGAGGCAGTTGTCGTTGCCACCGCTGTACGTCGACTTGCGCCAGTTCAGTTGGCTGTCAGGGCTGTTCCTCATGGGTGTAATCCTGAGCCAATGACTCCACAAGAGCCAGGGACTGCTCCTGCGAGAGCGCGGAGGCCACGAGGAGATCGAACACGAACCTCAGTTGGGTGACGGTGGCCGGGTCGTCGTCCATACGTCCGCTACGCACCCCCTCGCAGTAGGCAAGCGGAGGGGCGTCCGTGAATTCCATCAGCTTCAGGGCACCCTGCATTGCCGCGTGCCCGCCTGCGCTGAACGGCAGTACCTGCACGATGATCCGATTGCGGTGGGCCAGGTCGGCGACATGCCGTAGAGCCTCTGCCATCACCGTCGGACCGCCAACCCTTCTGTGTAGAGCTGCCTCGTCAAGGACCGCCCACAACACCGGCCTTGTTGGGTCGTCGAGCAGTCGGGCCCGCTCCATACGGCCTTCTGTCCACTCCTCGATGGTCTCTTCCGGTGCCATCGGCGCCCACACCCGGTCCACTGCCCGGGCGTAGGGGCGCGTCTGCAGGAGTCCGGGGATCAGGAGCGGTGCGTATTGCCTGATTGCCGTGGCAAGAGCCTCTGCTTCCGCAACCTCCTCGAAGGGTCGCTCATACTTCGACTTTGCCGCCGCCCTGCAGTTCCGCGTGAAGAAGCCTCCTGTCTCCAGGACTTCGTCCAGCAACTGTGCGTACTCCGGCTGCATCCGCCGCGTCCCCGCCTCCAGCTGCCCGATGAACGAGCCGCTCACGAAAACGCGCTGACCCAACTCGGCCTGGCTCAGCCCCTTCTGCTCCCGCGCATGGCGTAACTCCGCCCCCAGCAGGGCGCGCGGCGACGACGACGGGTCCAGGTCCTTTGGTCCTGACATGGGCCACTCCCTGTCTCAACAGCCGAAGTTGTTGGGATGCCGTATCTGGCCAGGTTAGATGCGCCTCCGACACGCTGTGTGGTGAACCGGAAACTCAGCGTGGAGGTAGGGAATGGTGCTGCGGCCCACCGAAGAAGTCGTGGAGATGTTGCGGTCGGCCCTGCGGGGCGCCGGTGTCGTGCTGCCGTCGCTCTGCGTCGACCCGGTGACCGGCGCGAGCGACGAGCCGTTCGCCCTGGTCGAGTTGGGGCGGTGCAACGTGCGGGTCGCGGAGCGGCTGGCCTCGGTGGTCCGGGGCGAACGGCCGCCGCTCGGTACGTACGTGACGGACGTACGGGACGGCCGGATCGGCGAGGTCAGGGGCCACGTCGGCGGTGTCGTGCAGGTGCGGCCCGTGGCGGGTGGGCGGGAGTGGGACTGTCCGGCGGGGGCGCTGGAGCCGGCGTCACCGGACGACGTGCTGCGGGCGCAGGTGCGGCGGGCGAACGCGGCTGCGCGGCGGCCGGGTTGAGGAAATCTCGTTGGCTCCGGGAACGGCTCGGAAGCGAGACTGTCGGCGTGACTCTGCATGAGGACGAGGTTCCGGTCGACGAGACGCTGATCCGTCAGCTGCTGGCGGCTCAGCGCCCGGAGTGGGCCGGTCTGCCGTTGTCGCGTGTCGGAGCGGGTACGGATAACACCATGTACCGGCTGGGCGATGACCTGCTGGTGCGTCTGCCCCGGACCGTGGCGAAGGGCCGGGCGCTGCGGAAGGAGCAGGAGTGGCTGCCGCGCCTGGCACCCTCTCTTTCGTACCCCGTTCCCGAGCCCGTCCACGCCGGGCTGCCCACCGGCGGCTACCCGGCCCGCTGGTCGGTCTACCGGTGGATCGACGGTGACGAGGCCGGTCCGGACACCGTCCGGAACTGGGCCGCCTTCGGCGCCGACCTGGCGGCCGTCGTGCGGGAGCTGCACGGCATCGGCCTCATGGGGGCGGCGCGCGCGGACGACCTGAGCTGGTACCGCGGAGGCAGCCTGCGGGATTGTGCCGACTGGGTCGGTACGTATTTCGGGGAATGCCGTGCGGTCGCCGGGGACGAACTCGATGTCGCGACCCTGGAGCGGCTGTGGCAGGCAGCGCTCGCGCTGCCCGAGCCCCGGGGACCGCACGTGTGGCTGCACGGCGACCTCAAGCCCACCAACCTCCTGGTCCGGCAGGGCAGGCTGCACGCGGTCATCGACTTCGGGTCTCTCTCGGTCGGCCATCCGGACGCCGAGCACTCCGTGCTCTGGGACCTGCCGCAGGACGCCCGGGGTGCCTATCGGGACGCCATGGGCATCGACGATCCCACCTGGACGCGGGCCCGTGCCTGGGCGATCGCCGTCGGGGTCAGCGGAGTCGCCTACTACTGGCGGACCTTCCCCGCCTTCGTCGCCGAATGTCTGGCGCGGCTCCGGGCGATCCTCTCGGACGCCGCCGCGCGGTGACGGCGCGAGCCGTCACTCGGGCGCCGGTGACGTCATCACCCGGATCGCCGAGGTGACGGGTCACCCGGAGCACCTGCCCCGCTGAAGCCGGCGTACGTCGCCAGGAAGCCGACGGCGTAGCCGGTCAGCAGGCCGCCCGCGTAGATCGCCGCCGCCAGGGCCGGGCCCCTGTTCCCCGTGAGAAGGGGGAACAGGGCCCAGCCCGAGGGGCCGATGGCGGTGGCGCCCACCCGGTCGCCGAGCACCGCGAAGAAGCCGACGAAGGCGCCGCCCGCCGCCCCGCCCGCGCAGGCGGTGAGGAAGGGGCGGCCGAGGGGGAGCGAGACGCCGTAGATGAGGGGTTCGCCGACGCCCAGCAGGCCCGCCGGGAGCGCCGATCTGATCGTCGTCCGGAGCTGCGTGTCGTGGCGGAGGCGGGCGTAGACGGCGAGGGCGGCGCCCACCTGGCCCGCGCCCGCCATGGCGAGGAGGGGGAGCAGGACGGTGTAGCCCTGCTGCTGGATGAGGGTGGTGTGGATGGGGATCAGGGCCTGGTGCAGGCCCAGCATGACGAGGGGCAGGAAGAGCCCGCCGAGGACGAGTCCGGCGAGGGGTCCCGTGGTGGCGAGCAGCCAGTTCGCCGCGGTGCCGATGGCGGACGAGACGAGACCGGCCGCGTACATGAGGCCGTAGAGCGTGGCGAGGCCCGCGACGAGGACGGTGACCGTGGGGGTGAGGAGCACGTCGAGGGCGTCCGGGACGCGCCCCCGGCACCACCTCTCGACGCCGACGGCGAGCAGGGCCGCCGCCAGGGCCCCGAGGACCCCGCCCTGGCCGGGCGCGAGCGCCACTCCGAAGGCCGTCACCTTCGCGACGCCCGGATAGACGACGACCGCCGCGACCGCGCCCCCGAGCACGGGCGTCCCGCCGAACACCTTCGCCGTGTTGTATCCGACGAAGACGCTGATCAGCGCCATGAAGCCGGAGGCGACGGCGGCGAGGGCGGGGGTCAGCCAGGGCAGCCAGCCCGCGTTCACGAGGAGCCCGTTGAGGCCGGCCAGGACCCCGCAGCCGATCAGGGCGGGGATGAGCGGCACGAAGACGTCGGCGACGCGGCGCAGGGCGGTCTTGAGGGGGGTCGCGTTGCGCCGGGCGCGGGCGGCCTTCAGTTCGGCGCCGCGGGCGGCGAGGGCCACGGCGTCGTGATCGGGCCGGCGTCCTCGCGTGTGGGCGCGTCGTGGTTGCTCGCGCGGTTCCCCGCGCCCCGTGGGGGCGCGGAGGCCGTCCGGAGCCGGGCCGCCCGGCTCGAAGGCGTCCGGCCGGTCGTCGTCCGGTGCGCGACGGGCGGTTGCGGCGGTGCCCAGCAGACTTTCGAACTCGGCGGTCACCGCCACCACCGCGCCCGGGCCGATCACCACCTGGAGGGTGTCGCCGTCGGCCACCACCCCCAGCACCCCGGGCACCGCCCGCACCGCCTCCGCGTCGACCCGCTCCCGGTCGGCGATGCCCAGCCGCAACCGGGTCATGCAGTGGGCGACGGAGGTGACGTTCCCGGGGCCGCCGACCAGGGGCAGCAGCGCGGCGGCGGTGTCGTACGACGATCTCTGCACCCCCCGAGGGTGCGCGTCAGCCGCCCGTCGCGGTGAGCGCCGCGCGCAGATGGCCGCCGGACTCCTCCAGAAGGCGGGCGGCGGTGGGCCCGTCGACCCCGGCCAGGATCACCAGGACGGCGGGCTTGACCTCGCCGTCGGTGGCGGTGAGGGCCGCCTCGATCTCGTCGTCCGGCGCGCCCGTGGCGAGCGCCACGATCCGCCGTGAACGGGCGCGCAGCTTCTCGTTCGAGGCGCGGACGTCGACCATCAGGTTCCCGTAGGTCTTGCCGAGCCGGATCATCGTGATCGTCGACAGCATGTTGAGGACGAGCTTCTGCGCGGTGCCGGCCTTGAGCCGGGTGGACCCGGTGAGCAGTTCTGGGCCGACCACGACCTCGATCCCGTGCTCGGCGGCGGCCGCGAGCGCGCTGCCTGCGTTGCAGGAGAGGCCGACGGTCAGGGCGCCGAGGGCGCGGGCGTGCTCGACGGCACCGACGGCGTACGGGGTGCGGCCGGACGCGGAGACGCCGACGACGGAGTCGGCGGGGCCGATGCCGAGCGTGTCGATGTCCGTGCGGGCCAGCTCCGCCGAGTCCTCGGCCCCCTCCACGGACGTCACCATGGCCGAGGGCCCGCCCGCGATGACCCCGACGACCTGACCGGGCCGGGTGTTGAAGGTCGGCGGACACTCCGAGGCGTCCAGGATCCCGAGCCGCCCGGCGGTACCGGCTCCGGCGTAGACCAGCCGTCCGCCCTGGGCCATCCGGGCGGCGATGCCGTCGATGGCGGCCGAGATCTGCGGCAACCGCAGAGCCACGGCACCGGCCACCGCGGCGTCCTCACCGTTCATCAGGCGCGCGATGTCGAGGGTGGGCAGCGTGTCGATCTCGGCGAGCTCCGGCCGGAAGGCCTCGGTGGTGAGCGTTTCCAGCTCGCTGCGGAGTGAGCGGTGTTCGGTGGTCATTCGGATACGGCCCTTTTCAACGCGGAGGAGTGCATCAACTCGGGGGCGCGGGGAACTGCGCGACAAGCCACGACGAACCGGCACGCTCCCACCATGATCAAGCCCT
Coding sequences within:
- a CDS encoding carboxylesterase/lipase family protein — translated: MITNESLEPREPVSAAEGPVVRTAAGAVRGVREDGLAVFRGIPFAEPPVGAARFAAPRPARPWEGTREAYAFGPPPPQDLGIQGRTGVLEAPEGDDWLTVNVWTPAPDPAARRPVMVWIYGGAYKLGHSGSPGYDARHIARDGDVVVVSLNYRVGMEGFAQIEGAPANRGLLDQVAALEWVRENITAFGGDPDQVTVFGESAGAGSVASLLAMDRARGLFRRAIAQSVPGTFFSLDLAEDIGRTLAAEAGLRPTAADLATTDPRRLTEAGQALGAKMPQYVDRWGRIAPTVTPFSPVVDGEVLPSTPWQALAAGSARDVDLLVGHNRDEFRLFLVMSGMYGKITEEQATGALRLFAPGGAAGDHAYRAAHPDASPSELYERVQTDWLFAIPSLRLAEAQTAGGGRAHLYELTWGAPGNGGLLGACHGLDIPLLFGTFEADLANLLWAGAGITPEAEALSARFRTAWTSFARTGDPGWPAYDPEARTTQVLDAAPTVTAYPEETSRRLWEGYEFGPSPLLG
- a CDS encoding SDR family NAD(P)-dependent oxidoreductase — its product is MRIDLTGRTALVTGSTQGIGAAIAVGLARAGARVGVNGRDAKRVEESVARLAVQAPGAAFVPVAADVTGEEGARRAAEALPRVDILVNNLGIFGAEDPLRITDDEWRRYFEVNVLAGVRLTRLFLPGMTERGWGRVQYIASDSAVAIPAEMIHYGMSKTALLAVGRGFAKQAAGTGVTVNSVIAGPTHTGGVEDFVYQLVDRDLPWDEAQRVFMREHRPQSLLQRLIEPEEIANMVVYLSSDQASATTGGALRVDGGYVDAILP
- a CDS encoding helix-turn-helix domain-containing GNAT family N-acetyltransferase; amino-acid sequence: MDEAQAQIDQVRRFNRTVTERVGVLHDRYLGRDRPIGEARLLWEIGGQGQDVRRLRERLGLDSGYVSRLLRSLEADGLVAVEPQPQDRRVRTVRLTEKGRAERALLDGRSDELAGSMLQPLNAGQRARLVAAMAEVDRLLTAGTVTLDVIDPDHPDARHCLLAYFAELQERFDTGFDPARSLLPDAGELRPPRGLFLVARLHGEPVGCAGVKLPSGAPAEIKRMWVAPQARRLGLARRFLTELETQAARHGYDTLRLDTNKTLDSAINLYHSYGFQEVPAFNDEPYAHHWFEKRIAAAPPE
- a CDS encoding SH3-like domain-containing protein; the encoded protein is MTHGQLLLARRAFALAILSSRIASGGVNTDAFRHALKRLDRAAYFDDGYYGRRLNGGELTLDDNAVLSPDDVTARAQTLARRPRGHDHGS
- a CDS encoding DUF397 domain-containing protein encodes the protein MRNSPDSQLNWRKSTYSGGNDNCLEVAAAHPTLIPVRDSKTAPHGPTLTFLPDTWSAFVDGVKSRGRGPGGAAPGSGRGR
- a CDS encoding helix-turn-helix transcriptional regulator; translation: MSGPKDLDPSSSPRALLGAELRHAREQKGLSQAELGQRVFVSGSFIGQLEAGTRRMQPEYAQLLDEVLETGGFFTRNCRAAAKSKYERPFEEVAEAEALATAIRQYAPLLIPGLLQTRPYARAVDRVWAPMAPEETIEEWTEGRMERARLLDDPTRPVLWAVLDEAALHRRVGGPTVMAEALRHVADLAHRNRIIVQVLPFSAGGHAAMQGALKLMEFTDAPPLAYCEGVRSGRMDDDPATVTQLRFVFDLLVASALSQEQSLALVESLAQDYTHEEQP
- a CDS encoding aminoglycoside phosphotransferase family protein — protein: MTLHEDEVPVDETLIRQLLAAQRPEWAGLPLSRVGAGTDNTMYRLGDDLLVRLPRTVAKGRALRKEQEWLPRLAPSLSYPVPEPVHAGLPTGGYPARWSVYRWIDGDEAGPDTVRNWAAFGADLAAVVRELHGIGLMGAARADDLSWYRGGSLRDCADWVGTYFGECRAVAGDELDVATLERLWQAALALPEPRGPHVWLHGDLKPTNLLVRQGRLHAVIDFGSLSVGHPDAEHSVLWDLPQDARGAYRDAMGIDDPTWTRARAWAIAVGVSGVAYYWRTFPAFVAECLARLRAILSDAAAR
- a CDS encoding PTS transporter subunit EIIC, translated to MQRSSYDTAAALLPLVGGPGNVTSVAHCMTRLRLGIADRERVDAEAVRAVPGVLGVVADGDTLQVVIGPGAVVAVTAEFESLLGTAATARRAPDDDRPDAFEPGGPAPDGLRAPTGRGEPREQPRRAHTRGRRPDHDAVALAARGAELKAARARRNATPLKTALRRVADVFVPLIPALIGCGVLAGLNGLLVNAGWLPWLTPALAAVASGFMALISVFVGYNTAKVFGGTPVLGGAVAAVVVYPGVAKVTAFGVALAPGQGGVLGALAAALLAVGVERWCRGRVPDALDVLLTPTVTVLVAGLATLYGLMYAAGLVSSAIGTAANWLLATTGPLAGLVLGGLFLPLVMLGLHQALIPIHTTLIQQQGYTVLLPLLAMAGAGQVGAALAVYARLRHDTQLRTTIRSALPAGLLGVGEPLIYGVSLPLGRPFLTACAGGAAGGAFVGFFAVLGDRVGATAIGPSGWALFPLLTGNRGPALAAAIYAGGLLTGYAVGFLATYAGFSGAGAPGDPSPRRSG
- the murQ gene encoding N-acetylmuramic acid 6-phosphate etherase translates to MTTEHRSLRSELETLTTEAFRPELAEIDTLPTLDIARLMNGEDAAVAGAVALRLPQISAAIDGIAARMAQGGRLVYAGAGTAGRLGILDASECPPTFNTRPGQVVGVIAGGPSAMVTSVEGAEDSAELARTDIDTLGIGPADSVVGVSASGRTPYAVGAVEHARALGALTVGLSCNAGSALAAAAEHGIEVVVGPELLTGSTRLKAGTAQKLVLNMLSTITMIRLGKTYGNLMVDVRASNEKLRARSRRIVALATGAPDDEIEAALTATDGEVKPAVLVILAGVDGPTAARLLEESGGHLRAALTATGG